The proteins below come from a single Pleuronectes platessa chromosome 1, fPlePla1.1, whole genome shotgun sequence genomic window:
- the cdkn1ca gene encoding cyclin-dependent kinase inhibitor 1Ca: protein MTSISRRESVCRSLFGPVDQEQLRRDLRQRLREMSEQDSRRWNFNFQAETPLPGRFQWEEIPSDCAAAFYLEPAEPREAVGAPVTGDEDGSSAGAAGGDGGGGADDRGGSAGTNQENCPRILNTKRPAEVTPVRRKRSLSKPAAKPRNYARITDFFAKRRRSTETKIQTHTSSSDAAQCKTIR from the exons ATGACCTCCATCAGTCGCAGGGAGTCGGTGTGCCGGAGTCTGTTCGGCCCCGTGGACCAGGAGCAGCTGCGCCGGGACCTGAggcagaggctgcgggagatgAGCGAGCAGGACAGCCGCCGCTGGAACTTCAACTTCCAGGCGGAGACGCCGCTGCCCGGCCGGTTCCAGTGGGAGGAGATACCATCGGACTGCGCTGCTGCCTTCTACCTGGAGCCTGCGGAGCCAAGGGAGGCTGTCGGTGCCCCGGTCACTGGGGATGAGGATGGTTcttctgctggtgctgctggtggtgatggtggtggtggtgctgatgACAGGGGAGGAAGCGCAGGGACAAATCAGGAGAACTGTCCCCGCATCCTCAACACCAAGCGTCCCGCTGAGGTGACGCCCGTCCGGAGGAAGAGGTCTCTCTCCAAACCCGCAGCCAAACCCCGGAATTACGCACGAATTACAG ATTTCTTCGCAAAGAGGAGGAGATCGACAGAAACCAAGATCCAGACCCACACAAGCTCCAGTGACGCAGCTCAGTGCAAAACAATACgatga